A window from Actinomycetospora corticicola encodes these proteins:
- a CDS encoding GPR1/FUN34/YaaH family transporter, whose amino-acid sequence MSTTDAPPESDPATDGFGRHEAAPRHGRPGERDGATDDVLDRTSIVLRAYASPLPLGLFAFAIGNVLLAVTHLGGFSPEDTRVVMIMLATFIALPQFLAAVLGFLTREPLVATLLGLLAVTWPTDVVVQEYTGATTSAPRGVLFCALAGVLVLMAIPGLTSKPLFSVVLLSAALRFVAGGLYDLTASTAWERVSGIVAIVVAALAAYLATALVLEDVRHRTVLPVGRLGGTESRTAMEAGLAEQTRSLPHEAGVRAQL is encoded by the coding sequence GTGAGCACCACGGATGCCCCGCCCGAGTCCGACCCGGCCACCGACGGCTTCGGCCGCCACGAGGCGGCCCCGCGCCACGGGCGCCCGGGCGAGCGGGACGGAGCCACGGACGACGTGCTCGATCGCACGTCCATCGTGCTGCGCGCCTACGCGAGCCCCCTGCCGCTGGGGCTGTTCGCCTTCGCGATCGGCAACGTCCTGCTGGCCGTGACCCACCTCGGCGGGTTCTCCCCGGAGGACACCCGGGTCGTGATGATCATGCTCGCGACCTTCATCGCCCTGCCGCAGTTCCTCGCCGCGGTCCTCGGGTTCCTCACGCGTGAGCCGCTCGTCGCGACCCTGCTAGGGCTGCTCGCCGTCACCTGGCCGACCGACGTCGTGGTGCAGGAGTACACCGGCGCCACCACGAGCGCCCCGCGCGGCGTGCTCTTCTGCGCCCTCGCCGGCGTGCTGGTCCTCATGGCGATCCCGGGCCTGACCTCGAAGCCGCTGTTCTCGGTCGTCCTGCTCAGTGCGGCGCTGCGGTTCGTCGCGGGCGGCCTCTACGACCTCACCGCCTCCACCGCGTGGGAGCGCGTCAGCGGAATCGTGGCCATCGTCGTCGCCGCCCTGGCCGCCTACCTCGCCACGGCCCTGGTGCTCGAGGACGTGCGACACCGCACGGTGCTGCCGGTCGGTCGGCTCGGCGGTACGGAGTCCCGCACGGCGATGGAGGCGGGTCTGGCCGAGCAGACCCGGTCCCTGCCTCACGAGGCCGGGGTGCGCGCGCAGCTCTAG
- a CDS encoding dienelactone hydrolase family protein, with product MRYDAILAETIGIRGHGDDLIEAYTARPMEPGPHPGMIVIHHMPGYDRESKEITRRFAAMGYSAVCPNLYTREAPDAEPDDAAATARAQGGVPDERFVGDAQGAARWLRSLPNATGKVGAIGYCSGGRQAVLTGIAVDVQATVDCYGAFVVGTPPEGFPLKVSPLADRIPELGAPLLGLFGNDDSYPSPEQVDELEKLLQENGKTYEFHRYDGAGHAFFSVDRPSYRPEAAVDGWQKVTAFLATHLGS from the coding sequence ATGCGCTACGACGCGATCCTCGCGGAGACGATCGGCATCCGCGGTCACGGTGACGACCTCATCGAGGCCTACACCGCCCGCCCGATGGAACCGGGCCCGCACCCCGGCATGATCGTCATCCACCACATGCCCGGCTACGACCGGGAGTCCAAGGAGATCACCCGTCGCTTCGCGGCGATGGGCTACTCGGCGGTCTGTCCGAACCTCTACACGCGCGAGGCCCCCGACGCCGAGCCCGACGACGCCGCCGCCACGGCGCGTGCGCAGGGCGGGGTGCCCGACGAGCGCTTCGTCGGCGACGCGCAGGGTGCCGCCCGGTGGCTGCGCAGCCTGCCGAACGCGACGGGGAAGGTCGGGGCGATCGGCTACTGCTCGGGCGGGCGCCAGGCGGTGCTGACCGGGATCGCGGTCGACGTCCAGGCGACGGTCGACTGCTACGGGGCCTTCGTCGTGGGCACCCCGCCCGAGGGGTTCCCGTTGAAGGTCAGCCCGCTGGCCGACCGCATCCCGGAACTCGGCGCGCCGCTGCTCGGCCTCTTCGGCAACGACGACTCCTACCCGTCGCCGGAGCAGGTCGACGAGCTGGAGAAGCTGCTGCAGGAGAACGGGAAGACCTACGAGTTCCACCGCTACGACGGCGCCGGCCACGCGTTCTTCTCCGTCGACCGGCCGTCGTACCGACCCGAGGCGGCCGTCGACGGCTGGCAGAAGGTCACCGCGTTCCTCGCCACCCACCTCGGGAGCTGA
- a CDS encoding DUF6295 family protein, translating to MCTYSTEKVTLERSSGKTREGWRPMNEATVYYDHPVHAPDAHTVNIDFLGADPSSRVAVELSLDSARELLAALEVTVERAALH from the coding sequence GTGTGCACGTACTCGACGGAGAAGGTCACGCTCGAGCGGTCGAGCGGCAAGACCCGTGAGGGCTGGCGGCCGATGAACGAGGCGACGGTCTACTACGACCACCCCGTCCACGCCCCGGACGCCCACACCGTGAACATCGACTTCCTCGGCGCCGACCCGAGCTCACGGGTTGCGGTGGAGCTCTCGCTCGACTCGGCCCGGGAGCTGCTCGCCGCCCTCGAGGTCACCGTGGAGCGGGCCGCCCTGCACTAG
- a CDS encoding PadR family transcriptional regulator, with protein sequence MTRGSNDMFDINERPGWAHKRGMRGHGAPEHGEPGGPGRGAPRRRGGGPFGMDFGPPFGPGGPRGRGGRGGPFEGPFERPEGPDGERGHGRGRHGHGPHGRSRRSRGDVRLAILALLREESRHGYQIIQEIAERSGGSWKPSPGSVYPTVSQLADEGLVHTEKSEGRTLVHLTDAGRTYVTEHADELDAVWSQVAAGAQDGFGDLRTAGRGLAGAVAQVAQVGTPEQVTEATKVLDEARRRLYLLLAEVSPETPSEDDEDQTS encoded by the coding sequence ATGACGAGAGGATCGAACGACATGTTCGACATCAACGAGCGCCCCGGGTGGGCGCACAAGCGGGGCATGCGTGGACACGGCGCTCCCGAGCACGGCGAGCCGGGCGGCCCGGGTCGCGGCGCGCCCCGTCGTCGGGGTGGAGGCCCCTTCGGCATGGACTTCGGGCCGCCCTTCGGCCCCGGCGGCCCGCGCGGCCGCGGCGGTCGTGGTGGCCCGTTCGAGGGTCCCTTCGAGCGCCCCGAGGGTCCCGACGGCGAGCGCGGTCACGGCCGCGGTCGGCACGGACACGGCCCGCACGGTCGCAGCCGGCGGTCGCGCGGCGACGTGCGGCTCGCGATCCTGGCGCTGCTGCGCGAGGAGTCGCGCCACGGCTACCAGATCATCCAGGAGATCGCCGAGCGTTCGGGCGGCTCGTGGAAGCCCAGCCCCGGTTCGGTCTACCCGACCGTCTCGCAGCTGGCCGACGAGGGCCTCGTGCACACCGAGAAGTCGGAGGGCCGCACGCTCGTGCACCTCACCGACGCGGGGCGCACGTACGTCACCGAGCACGCCGACGAGCTCGACGCGGTGTGGTCGCAGGTCGCGGCCGGCGCCCAGGACGGGTTCGGAGACCTGCGCACCGCCGGTCGTGGGCTGGCCGGGGCGGTCGCCCAGGTCGCCCAGGTCGGCACCCCCGAGCAGGTGACCGAGGCGACGAAGGTCCTCGACGAGGCCCGGCGTCGGCTCTACCTGCTGCTGGCGGAGGTCTCGCCGGAGACCCCCTCGGAGGATGACGAGGACCAGACCTCGTGA
- a CDS encoding alpha/beta fold hydrolase: MLGLFAGGGAPPSPGPVARRVAGERWTLQYRVVHGYRRAFRRAGSGPVLLLIHGIGDDSSTWGPVLDDLARDHTVIAPDLLGHGGSDKPRGDYSIGAYANGMRDLLSVLDVDRATLVGHSLGGGVAMQFAYQYPERTERLVLVGAGGVAQSVTPALRAASLPLAHLVLPMLGWPGVRFQTELVLRLCQQLDTGLGRDAEDLVRLVDALPDATSRSAFLRTLRAVVDWRGQVVTMLDRCYLTVGMPTLLVWGAEDMVVPVEHGETAHAAMPGSRLVVFERAGHFPFHTDPARFLTVLREFLVATEPAHWSPAEWRELLRTGARPDGPADAARDAGLVVEHPRQA; encoded by the coding sequence GTGCTGGGCCTGTTCGCGGGAGGGGGCGCCCCACCGTCCCCCGGTCCGGTCGCCCGCCGGGTCGCCGGGGAACGGTGGACGCTGCAGTACCGCGTGGTCCACGGCTATCGGCGGGCCTTCCGCCGGGCCGGCAGCGGCCCCGTCCTCCTGCTGATCCACGGGATCGGCGACGACTCCTCGACCTGGGGCCCGGTCCTCGACGACCTCGCGCGCGACCACACCGTGATCGCCCCCGACCTCCTCGGCCACGGCGGCTCCGACAAGCCCCGCGGTGACTACTCGATCGGCGCCTACGCCAACGGCATGCGGGACCTGCTCTCGGTCCTCGACGTCGACCGCGCCACGCTCGTCGGCCACTCGCTCGGCGGCGGGGTCGCGATGCAGTTCGCCTACCAGTACCCCGAGCGCACGGAGCGACTCGTCCTCGTCGGCGCCGGCGGGGTGGCCCAGTCGGTCACCCCCGCGCTGCGGGCCGCCTCACTCCCCCTCGCCCACCTCGTGCTCCCGATGCTGGGCTGGCCGGGCGTCCGGTTCCAGACCGAGCTGGTGCTGCGCCTCTGCCAGCAGCTCGACACCGGGCTCGGGCGCGACGCCGAGGACCTCGTCCGCCTCGTCGACGCCCTGCCCGACGCCACCAGCCGGTCGGCCTTCCTGCGCACGCTGCGCGCGGTCGTCGACTGGCGGGGCCAGGTCGTCACGATGCTCGACCGGTGCTACCTGACCGTCGGCATGCCCACGCTGCTCGTGTGGGGCGCCGAGGACATGGTGGTCCCGGTCGAGCACGGCGAGACCGCCCACGCGGCGATGCCGGGGAGCCGGCTCGTCGTCTTCGAGCGCGCCGGCCACTTCCCGTTCCACACGGACCCGGCGCGCTTCCTCACCGTGCTCCGCGAGTTCCTCGTCGCCACCGAGCCGGCGCACTGGAGTCCCGCAGAGTGGCGCGAACTGCTGCGCACGGGGGCTCGTCCCGACGGTCCCGCCGACGCTGCGCGGGACGCAGGACTCGTCGTCGAGCACCCCCGGCAGGCGTGA
- a CDS encoding prolyl oligopeptidase family serine peptidase: MTSTPAPTQTDDPYLWLEDVTGDEALSWVRERNAESLGRLTDTDRFGELRDGLRAVLDSDDRIPYTRRRGERLYNFWQDAEHPRGLWRRTTLDDYRTGDPTWELLLDVDALARDEDENWVWAGAAARWPDYTRALVQLSRGGADATVVREFDLEAKRFLTAEEGGFALPEAKSRVSWIDDDTVFVGTDLGEGSMTTSGYPRVMRRWSRGTPVAEAPVVFEARETDVSAFAGKDRTVGFEREIVGRSPDFHTVEEFVLGADGSLVKIDAPADADTDIDRAWLLVRTRSPWTVEGTEYGAGTLLAFEAEGFLAGRREHTVLFAPTPSRSLSGWTWTKSYLILTVLEDVATRLEVLTPPAGPERWAAGDWVRRELPTGEAFAEVAVVGTDPDESDEIFLDTDGFTRPSTFARTVLGASADEDAPLETLRSAPAFWDTTGVTVQQFFATSEDGTKVPYFVVGKESAEAGPVLMTGYGGFEISLTPSYSGIMGRGWIAQGGTYVVANIRGGGEYGPEWHTSALRENRHRAYADFAAVARDLVDRGITTPGQLAIHGGSNGGLLMGVMITRYPELFGAVVVMVPLLDMRRFHLLLAGASWQAEYGEPDNPDDWAFISQYSPYQHLSKDATYPSILVTTSTRDDRVHPGHARKFVARLREYGHPVEYYENVEGGHGGAADNAQRAFQWALVLEFCRRVVG; this comes from the coding sequence GTGACCTCGACACCGGCGCCAACGCAGACCGACGACCCGTACCTCTGGCTCGAGGACGTCACCGGCGACGAGGCCCTGTCCTGGGTCCGCGAGCGCAACGCCGAGAGCCTCGGGCGGCTGACCGACACCGACCGGTTCGGCGAGCTGCGCGACGGGCTGCGCGCCGTCCTCGACTCCGACGACCGCATCCCCTACACCCGCCGTCGGGGTGAGCGGCTCTACAACTTCTGGCAGGACGCCGAGCACCCGCGCGGGCTCTGGCGCCGCACGACGCTCGACGACTACCGCACCGGCGACCCGACCTGGGAGCTCCTGCTCGACGTCGACGCCCTGGCCCGTGACGAGGACGAGAACTGGGTGTGGGCCGGCGCGGCCGCCCGCTGGCCGGACTACACGCGCGCCCTCGTGCAGCTCTCGCGTGGCGGCGCGGACGCCACGGTCGTCCGCGAGTTCGACCTGGAGGCCAAGCGGTTCCTGACGGCGGAGGAGGGCGGCTTCGCGCTGCCCGAGGCCAAGAGCCGGGTGTCGTGGATCGACGACGACACGGTGTTCGTCGGCACCGACCTCGGCGAGGGTTCGATGACGACGTCGGGCTACCCGCGGGTGATGCGGCGGTGGTCGCGCGGGACGCCGGTCGCCGAGGCCCCCGTCGTCTTCGAGGCGCGGGAGACCGACGTGTCCGCCTTCGCCGGGAAGGACCGGACGGTCGGGTTCGAGCGCGAGATCGTCGGGCGCAGCCCCGACTTCCACACCGTCGAGGAGTTCGTGCTCGGGGCCGACGGGTCGCTCGTGAAGATCGACGCGCCGGCCGACGCGGACACCGACATCGACCGTGCCTGGCTGCTCGTGCGCACCCGGTCGCCGTGGACGGTCGAGGGCACCGAGTACGGCGCCGGCACGCTGCTGGCGTTCGAGGCCGAGGGGTTCCTCGCCGGGCGCCGGGAGCACACGGTGCTGTTCGCGCCGACGCCGTCGCGATCGCTGTCGGGCTGGACGTGGACGAAGAGCTACCTGATCCTGACGGTGCTCGAGGACGTCGCGACCCGCCTCGAGGTGCTCACCCCGCCCGCCGGTCCGGAGCGGTGGGCGGCCGGCGACTGGGTCCGGCGCGAGCTGCCGACCGGCGAGGCGTTCGCCGAGGTCGCGGTGGTCGGTACCGACCCCGACGAGTCCGACGAGATCTTCCTCGACACCGACGGCTTCACCCGCCCCTCGACCTTCGCCCGCACCGTGCTCGGTGCGTCCGCCGACGAGGACGCGCCGCTGGAGACGCTGCGCTCCGCGCCCGCGTTCTGGGACACCACCGGGGTCACGGTGCAGCAGTTCTTCGCGACGAGCGAGGACGGCACGAAGGTGCCCTACTTCGTCGTCGGGAAGGAGTCCGCCGAGGCCGGGCCGGTGCTCATGACCGGGTACGGCGGGTTCGAGATCTCCCTGACGCCGTCGTACTCCGGGATCATGGGTCGGGGGTGGATCGCGCAGGGCGGGACCTACGTCGTCGCGAACATCCGCGGCGGCGGCGAGTACGGACCGGAGTGGCACACCTCGGCGCTGCGGGAGAACCGGCACCGGGCGTACGCCGACTTCGCGGCGGTCGCGCGCGACCTCGTCGACCGCGGGATCACGACGCCGGGTCAGCTCGCCATCCACGGCGGGTCCAACGGCGGGCTGCTCATGGGCGTGATGATCACGCGGTACCCGGAGCTGTTCGGGGCGGTCGTGGTGATGGTGCCGCTGCTGGACATGCGCCGGTTCCACCTGCTGCTCGCCGGCGCCTCGTGGCAGGCGGAGTACGGGGAGCCCGACAATCCCGACGACTGGGCGTTCATCTCGCAGTACTCGCCCTACCAGCACCTGTCGAAGGACGCGACGTACCCGTCGATCCTCGTGACCACCTCGACGCGCGACGACCGGGTGCACCCCGGGCACGCCCGCAAGTTCGTCGCGCGGCTCCGCGAGTACGGGCACCCCGTGGAGTACTACGAGAACGTCGAGGGCGGCCACGGCGGCGCGGCGGACAACGCCCAGCGGGCCTTCCAGTGGGCGCTCGTCCTCGAGTTCTGCCGCCGCGTCGTGGGCTGA
- a CDS encoding DUF3037 domain-containing protein, translating into MNTYEWAPLRVVPRVDRGECVNVGVLLYCRHAVVLTMRLAFDVDRLRALAPEADLDEVALAVHAWPRVVAGEGPAGVLSPGERFRWLTAPRSTVVQAGPVHTGLTADPEAEVDRLLSRLV; encoded by the coding sequence GTGAACACGTACGAATGGGCCCCGCTGCGGGTGGTGCCGCGTGTCGACCGGGGTGAGTGCGTCAACGTCGGCGTGCTGCTCTACTGCCGGCACGCCGTGGTGCTGACGATGCGACTGGCGTTCGACGTGGACCGCCTGCGGGCCCTCGCTCCCGAGGCGGACCTCGACGAGGTGGCCCTGGCGGTCCACGCCTGGCCGCGGGTCGTGGCGGGGGAGGGCCCGGCGGGCGTGCTGTCGCCGGGGGAGCGGTTCCGGTGGCTCACGGCGCCCCGCTCGACCGTCGTCCAGGCCGGCCCGGTGCACACCGGACTCACCGCGGACCCGGAGGCCGAGGTCGACCGCCTGCTGTCGCGCCTGGTCTGA
- a CDS encoding HipA family kinase, protein MRRVVATRYVTPLREGGSLPGLVEADDLGTYVVKFTGAGQGVKALVAEIVAGGIGRALGLRVPELVVVELDPVVAQSEPDWEVQELLARSGGDNLGMDFLPGALGFDPVAHTVSEDEAARVVWFDAFVENVDRSWRNPNLLRWHRDLWCIDHGACLYFHHSWARAAAVVGRAYDASDHVLLPFTTAGARAAADASLSALVTRPLLEGVVAEVPDDWLVGGFDADFPTAGAAREAYVAHLLARVADRSWAP, encoded by the coding sequence GTGAGGCGGGTCGTCGCGACCCGCTACGTCACGCCGCTGCGGGAGGGCGGGTCGCTGCCCGGGCTGGTCGAGGCGGACGACCTCGGCACCTACGTCGTCAAGTTCACCGGCGCCGGGCAGGGCGTGAAGGCGCTCGTGGCCGAGATCGTCGCCGGTGGGATCGGCCGGGCGCTGGGGCTGCGGGTGCCGGAGCTCGTCGTCGTGGAGCTCGACCCGGTGGTGGCGCAGTCCGAGCCGGACTGGGAGGTCCAGGAACTGCTCGCCCGCTCCGGCGGCGACAACCTCGGCATGGACTTCCTGCCCGGCGCGCTCGGCTTCGACCCGGTGGCGCACACCGTCTCCGAGGACGAAGCGGCACGGGTGGTGTGGTTCGACGCGTTCGTCGAGAACGTGGACCGCTCCTGGCGCAACCCCAACCTGCTCCGCTGGCACCGCGACCTCTGGTGCATCGACCACGGCGCCTGCCTGTACTTCCACCACTCCTGGGCGCGCGCGGCCGCCGTCGTCGGTCGCGCCTACGACGCCTCCGACCACGTGCTCCTGCCCTTCACGACGGCGGGTGCGCGGGCTGCCGCTGATGCATCGCTGTCGGCGCTGGTGACGCGCCCGTTGCTGGAGGGCGTGGTCGCCGAGGTGCCCGACGACTGGCTCGTCGGGGGCTTCGACGCCGACTTCCCGACGGCGGGTGCGGCGCGGGAGGCCTACGTCGCCCACCTGCTGGCGCGCGTGGCGGACCGGTCGTGGGCCCCGTGA
- a CDS encoding GNAT family N-acetyltransferase, with the protein MTGPTITLHDARPDAEPGLGALRGYVGDVIGRMNGRPATDEEIDAFVAESPHGGLVPPEGVFVLALGAEDTVLGCAGLRFVGPGVPDDAAEIKRMWTAPAARGLGVGKALLDDLLRRAREAGRARVVLDTRADLVEARTLYERAGFVEVEPYNANPYAQVWYALDLR; encoded by the coding sequence ATGACCGGCCCGACCATCACGCTCCACGACGCCCGTCCCGACGCCGAGCCCGGGCTCGGGGCGCTGCGCGGGTACGTCGGCGACGTGATCGGTCGGATGAACGGCCGCCCGGCGACCGACGAGGAGATCGACGCGTTCGTCGCGGAGAGCCCACACGGCGGGCTGGTGCCGCCCGAGGGCGTGTTCGTGCTGGCCCTCGGCGCGGAGGACACGGTGCTCGGGTGCGCCGGGCTGCGGTTCGTCGGCCCGGGCGTGCCCGACGACGCCGCGGAGATCAAGCGCATGTGGACCGCACCGGCCGCGCGCGGGCTCGGCGTCGGGAAGGCCCTCCTGGACGACCTGCTGCGGCGCGCCCGGGAGGCCGGCCGTGCCCGGGTCGTGCTCGACACACGCGCCGACCTCGTCGAGGCCCGCACGCTCTACGAGCGCGCCGGGTTCGTCGAGGTCGAGCCGTACAACGCGAACCCGTACGCGCAGGTCTGGTACGCGCTGGACCTGCGGTGA
- a CDS encoding VOC family protein, producing MHITATAVSLTVADPDASARFLVDHYGFEAVMSAPGSFHSLQRADAGVNVVYLATGLETMPPEQRDVTAQGLILAFVVDDLEGELARLQDEGVEITMPLTVEEWGERAFQTRDPNGVVVQLVDWNGAGATMDA from the coding sequence GTGCACATCACCGCCACGGCCGTCAGCCTCACCGTCGCCGACCCGGACGCCTCGGCCCGGTTCCTCGTCGACCACTACGGGTTCGAGGCGGTGATGAGCGCGCCGGGCAGCTTCCACTCGCTGCAGCGGGCGGACGCGGGCGTGAACGTCGTCTACCTGGCCACGGGTCTGGAGACGATGCCGCCCGAGCAGCGCGACGTCACCGCGCAGGGCCTCATCCTGGCGTTCGTCGTCGACGACCTGGAGGGCGAGCTCGCGCGGCTGCAGGACGAGGGCGTGGAGATCACGATGCCGCTGACCGTCGAGGAGTGGGGCGAGCGCGCGTTCCAGACCCGCGACCCCAACGGCGTGGTGGTCCAGCTCGTCGACTGGAACGGGGCGGGCGCGACAATGGACGCATGA
- a CDS encoding TetR/AcrR family transcriptional regulator: MTDPARVIALLWRTAPPPRRGPSRGLTVDGVVEAATRLADTGGLEPLTMRALAGALGVAPMTLYTYVPGKAELVDLLVDHAFLTMDRGGSAGPGWRERVQAVMEENRALYRAHPWIGAVDPGRPVLGPGTTAKYEHELGAFGGCGLSDVDRDAALTFVLDFVAASARAEARSDPAGDEAWWAAAGPALAEVLDPSSYPLATRVGTAAGEAQRSARHPDAAWAFGTARVLDGLAALIDR, translated from the coding sequence GTGACCGATCCGGCGCGCGTCATCGCCCTGCTCTGGCGGACGGCACCACCGCCGCGGCGCGGCCCGTCACGCGGCCTCACGGTCGACGGGGTGGTCGAGGCCGCGACCCGCCTCGCCGACACCGGCGGCCTCGAGCCCCTGACCATGCGCGCGCTCGCCGGCGCGCTCGGCGTCGCACCGATGACGCTCTACACCTACGTGCCCGGCAAGGCCGAGCTCGTCGACCTGCTCGTCGACCACGCCTTCCTGACGATGGATCGAGGCGGGTCCGCCGGGCCGGGCTGGCGCGAGCGGGTGCAGGCGGTGATGGAGGAGAACCGCGCGCTGTACCGCGCGCACCCGTGGATCGGCGCGGTCGACCCGGGCCGCCCGGTCCTCGGGCCCGGCACGACGGCGAAGTACGAGCACGAGCTGGGCGCCTTCGGGGGATGCGGGCTGTCCGACGTCGACCGGGACGCCGCGCTGACGTTCGTCCTCGACTTCGTGGCGGCGTCCGCCCGGGCGGAGGCCCGCTCCGACCCGGCCGGCGACGAGGCGTGGTGGGCGGCGGCCGGGCCGGCGCTCGCGGAGGTGCTGGACCCGTCGTCGTACCCGCTGGCCACCCGGGTGGGCACCGCCGCGGGCGAGGCACAACGCAGCGCGCGCCACCCCGACGCCGCGTGGGCGTTCGGGACGGCGCGCGTGCTGGACGGTCTCGCGGCGCTGATCGACCGCTGA
- a CDS encoding alpha/beta fold hydrolase, with protein sequence MTGTDRQGYYSHAQQGEHEYFDLGGFVLRSGYTLPGAQLAFRTHGTLNANKDNLVLFPHMYSGTPSSLDDYIGPGKPVDTDTYFVVCPGQLGGGMSSSPSNTPPPFDRGQFPFVSIADDVLAQYRLVTEHFGVEQLHAVLGWSMGAQQTYEWAVRFPDMVPRAAAFAGTAKTPVHNQVFIDLHMELLKSDPAFADGFYSDAADVRLGLTRHALAFSLEGFTHEWYRGEHWRGLGFASANDFRQSFIRGYFAPMDPNNLVTQANKWWAGDISPHGGGSLEAALGKITAHFFVVPFGGDNFFPVEDCENEAGHLPHGELRVIDTPAGHFAMFGLQPADVERIAGVMVEMLSSPGYTV encoded by the coding sequence ATGACCGGCACGGACCGGCAGGGCTACTACTCGCACGCCCAGCAGGGCGAGCACGAGTACTTCGACCTGGGCGGGTTCGTCCTGCGGTCGGGCTACACGCTGCCGGGGGCGCAGCTGGCGTTCCGCACGCACGGCACACTGAATGCGAACAAGGACAACCTCGTCCTCTTCCCGCACATGTACTCCGGCACCCCGTCGTCGCTCGACGACTACATCGGGCCCGGCAAGCCGGTCGACACCGACACGTACTTCGTCGTGTGCCCCGGTCAGCTCGGCGGCGGGATGTCGAGCTCGCCGTCGAACACCCCGCCGCCCTTCGACCGCGGGCAGTTCCCCTTCGTCTCCATCGCCGACGACGTGCTGGCGCAGTACCGGCTGGTCACCGAGCACTTCGGGGTCGAGCAGCTGCACGCCGTGCTGGGCTGGTCGATGGGCGCCCAGCAGACCTACGAGTGGGCGGTGCGCTTCCCCGACATGGTCCCGCGCGCGGCCGCGTTCGCCGGCACCGCGAAGACCCCGGTGCACAACCAGGTCTTCATCGACCTGCACATGGAGCTGCTCAAGAGCGACCCGGCCTTCGCCGACGGCTTCTACTCCGACGCCGCGGACGTGCGGCTGGGCCTGACCCGCCACGCCCTCGCGTTCTCGCTCGAGGGCTTCACGCACGAGTGGTACCGCGGCGAGCACTGGCGCGGGCTGGGCTTCGCGTCGGCGAACGACTTCCGGCAGAGCTTCATCCGCGGCTACTTCGCCCCGATGGACCCGAACAACCTCGTCACGCAGGCGAACAAGTGGTGGGCCGGGGACATCTCCCCCCACGGCGGCGGGTCGTTGGAGGCGGCGCTGGGCAAGATCACCGCGCACTTCTTCGTGGTGCCGTTCGGCGGGGACAACTTCTTCCCGGTCGAGGACTGCGAGAACGAGGCCGGACACCTCCCGCACGGCGAACTCCGGGTCATCGACACCCCGGCCGGCCACTTCGCGATGTTCGGCCTGCAGCCCGCGGACGTCGAGCGCATCGCCGGCGTGATGGTCGAGATGCTGTCCAGCCCGGGCTACACCGTCTGA
- a CDS encoding molybdopterin-dependent oxidoreductase gives MRARMDTVGAVRRLVPPERLTSRVTALEDAFVIGHFGLAAPRPDRPVVVNGLVDRAVELTPDDVRALPQRRVESVHECFGNPLAPGEWVRRAANLVWTGARLRDVLDLAGVQPDATSVWARGADHGEFGGETSPDYLKDLPVDAVLDRALVAYACNDTWLQADRGGPLRLVVPGFFGTNSVKWLTELTLADHRPEHLFTTRLYLRPGPDGRSVPVRELDVTSVLIDVTDGVARGWAWSSVPVTRVVVTADGRPVTAELERARGRAWQGFRATVGSARTITARATDALGRTQPTSGARNAVHELSL, from the coding sequence GTGCGCGCGCGGATGGACACCGTCGGAGCCGTCCGTCGGCTCGTGCCGCCCGAGCGGCTGACGAGCCGGGTCACCGCTCTCGAGGACGCGTTCGTCATCGGGCACTTCGGCCTCGCCGCACCCCGGCCGGACCGACCCGTCGTCGTGAACGGGTTGGTGGACCGTGCGGTCGAGCTGACGCCCGACGACGTCCGGGCGCTGCCGCAGCGGCGGGTCGAGTCGGTGCACGAGTGCTTCGGCAACCCGCTGGCGCCGGGGGAGTGGGTGCGGCGGGCGGCGAACCTGGTGTGGACCGGCGCGCGGCTGCGCGACGTCCTCGACCTCGCCGGCGTGCAGCCGGACGCCACGTCGGTCTGGGCCCGCGGCGCCGACCACGGCGAGTTCGGCGGGGAGACGAGCCCGGACTACCTCAAGGACCTCCCGGTCGACGCCGTCCTCGACCGCGCGCTCGTCGCGTACGCCTGCAACGACACCTGGTTGCAGGCCGACCGCGGCGGCCCGCTGCGCCTCGTGGTCCCCGGGTTCTTCGGGACGAACTCGGTGAAGTGGCTGACCGAGCTCACGCTCGCCGACCACCGCCCCGAGCACCTGTTCACCACGCGGCTCTACCTGCGGCCCGGTCCCGACGGCCGGTCGGTGCCGGTCCGGGAGCTCGACGTGACCTCGGTGCTCATCGACGTCACCGACGGCGTGGCGCGCGGCTGGGCGTGGAGCTCCGTGCCGGTCACCCGCGTCGTCGTGACGGCGGACGGCAGGCCGGTCACCGCCGAGCTCGAACGCGCCCGGGGGCGGGCCTGGCAGGGGTTCCGGGCGACGGTCGGGAGCGCGCGGACGATCACCGCGCGGGCGACGGACGCCCTTGGTCGCACACAACCGACCTCCGGCGCGCGCAACGCCGTGCACGAGCTGTCCCTGTGA